From Nocardioides daedukensis, the proteins below share one genomic window:
- a CDS encoding fumarate reductase/succinate dehydrogenase flavoprotein subunit — protein sequence MTDTNVTSDAAGFFTLGEPIADTKAPADVPVPQRWEERKAHAKLVNPANRRKIKVIIVGTGLAGAAAGATLGEAGYQVESFCYQDSPRRAHSIAAQGGINAAKNYRNDGDSTYRLFYDTVKGGDFRSRESNSYRLAEVSASIIDQCVAQGVPFAREYGGLLDNRSFGGVQVSRTFYARGQTGQQLLIGAYQALERQVAAGTVTTHTRHEMLELIVVDNVAKGIIVRDMVTGEIETHLGDAVVLATGGYGNVYFLSTNAMGSNVTAAWRAHRKGAYMGNPCYTQIHPTCIPVSGENQSKLTLMSESLRNDGRIWVPKKKEDCAKDPRDIPEEDRDYYLERIYPAFGNLVPRDIASRQAKYMCDEGRGVGPEVDGVRRGVYLDFADIIERVGRDTVEAKYGNLFDMYAQITAENPYEVPMRVYPAVHYVMGGLWVDYDLESNVKGLFVAGEANFSDQGANRLGASALMQGLADGYFVLPYTIANYLADSHERIDESHPAVIEAKKDVEERINHFLTVNGTRSVDSYHKELGHIMWEYCGMERTKEGLTKAIGLIRELKADFWKNVKVLGSAESLNQSLERAGRVADFFELGELMCIDALNRRESCGGHFRAESATPDGEAARIDEEFAYVAAWEWAGEDGHMPVLHQESLAYEAIEMKARSYK from the coding sequence ATGACTGACACGAACGTGACGAGCGACGCCGCGGGCTTCTTCACCCTCGGCGAACCGATCGCAGACACCAAGGCACCGGCCGACGTCCCCGTCCCCCAGCGGTGGGAAGAGCGCAAGGCCCACGCCAAGCTGGTCAACCCGGCCAACCGTCGCAAGATCAAGGTGATCATCGTCGGGACCGGCCTGGCCGGCGCCGCCGCCGGTGCCACGCTCGGTGAGGCCGGCTACCAGGTGGAGAGCTTCTGCTACCAGGACTCCCCCCGCCGCGCCCACTCGATCGCCGCCCAGGGCGGCATCAACGCCGCAAAGAACTACCGCAACGACGGCGACTCGACCTACCGCCTCTTCTACGACACCGTGAAGGGCGGCGACTTCCGCTCACGGGAGTCCAACTCCTACCGACTGGCCGAGGTCTCGGCGAGCATCATCGACCAGTGCGTCGCGCAGGGCGTTCCGTTCGCGCGCGAGTACGGCGGCCTCCTCGACAACCGGTCCTTCGGTGGCGTGCAGGTCTCCCGCACCTTCTATGCCCGCGGCCAGACCGGCCAGCAGCTGTTGATCGGCGCCTACCAGGCCCTCGAACGCCAGGTCGCAGCCGGCACGGTCACCACCCACACCCGCCACGAGATGCTCGAGCTGATCGTGGTGGACAACGTCGCCAAGGGCATCATCGTCCGCGACATGGTCACCGGCGAGATCGAGACCCACCTCGGTGACGCCGTCGTCCTGGCCACGGGCGGCTACGGCAACGTCTACTTCCTGTCCACCAACGCTATGGGCTCCAACGTCACCGCCGCGTGGCGTGCGCACCGCAAGGGCGCCTACATGGGCAACCCCTGCTACACGCAGATCCACCCGACCTGCATCCCGGTCTCCGGTGAGAACCAGTCGAAGCTGACCCTGATGTCGGAGTCGCTGCGCAACGACGGCCGGATCTGGGTGCCGAAGAAGAAGGAAGACTGCGCCAAGGACCCGCGCGACATCCCGGAGGAGGACCGCGACTACTACCTGGAGCGGATCTACCCGGCGTTCGGCAACCTGGTCCCCCGCGACATCGCCTCGCGTCAGGCGAAGTACATGTGCGACGAGGGCCGCGGTGTCGGTCCCGAGGTCGACGGCGTACGCCGTGGTGTCTACCTCGACTTCGCCGACATCATCGAGCGCGTGGGCCGCGACACCGTCGAGGCCAAGTACGGCAACCTGTTCGACATGTATGCGCAGATCACCGCGGAGAACCCCTACGAGGTCCCGATGCGCGTCTACCCGGCCGTGCACTACGTGATGGGTGGCCTGTGGGTCGACTACGACCTGGAGAGCAACGTCAAGGGCCTGTTCGTGGCCGGTGAGGCCAACTTCTCCGACCAGGGCGCCAACCGCCTCGGTGCCTCGGCACTGATGCAGGGGCTCGCAGACGGCTACTTCGTCCTCCCCTACACGATCGCCAACTACCTGGCTGACAGCCACGAGCGGATCGACGAGTCCCACCCGGCGGTCATCGAGGCCAAGAAGGACGTCGAGGAGCGGATCAACCACTTCCTCACCGTCAACGGCACCCGCTCGGTCGACAGCTACCACAAGGAACTCGGCCACATCATGTGGGAGTACTGCGGCATGGAGCGGACCAAGGAGGGCCTGACTAAGGCCATCGGTCTCATCCGTGAACTGAAGGCCGACTTCTGGAAGAACGTCAAGGTGCTGGGCAGCGCGGAGAGCCTCAACCAGAGCCTCGAGCGGGCCGGCCGTGTGGCCGACTTCTTCGAGCTCGGAGAGCTGATGTGCATCGACGCCCTCAACCGCCGCGAGTCCTGTGGTGGTCACTTCCGTGCCGAGTCCGCGACACCTGATGGTGAAGCGGCCCGCATCGACGAGGAGTTCGCCTACGTCGCTGCCTGGGAGTGGGCCGGCGAGGACGGCCACATGCCGGTCCTCCACCAGGAATCCCTCGCATACGAAGCCATCGAGATGAAGGCACGGAGCTACAAGTGA
- a CDS encoding succinate dehydrogenase cytochrome b subunit: MATPTLVKGSRSTRSTIALKLLMAVTGLVFIGYVLLHMYGNLKVFAGQEAFDEYAHHLRTFGEPMLPYEGLLWVLRVVLLLSVIGHAYAAFALWARASKARTQKYVVKKAVAATLSSKMMRWGGVALLLFVVFHLLHLTTHTINVNGDPESPYERVVSSFQPEQWWVAVVYLLAMIALAMHLRHGVWSASQTLGLTNTAKSRARANFAGVFLAVVIAGGFALVPLSILTGIVD, from the coding sequence GTGGCAACTCCGACTCTCGTGAAAGGCAGCCGGTCGACGCGATCCACGATCGCGCTGAAGCTCCTCATGGCCGTCACCGGCCTGGTCTTCATCGGCTATGTGCTGCTCCATATGTACGGCAACCTCAAGGTCTTCGCCGGCCAGGAAGCCTTTGATGAGTACGCGCACCACCTGCGCACCTTCGGGGAGCCGATGCTCCCCTACGAAGGTCTGCTGTGGGTGCTCCGCGTGGTGCTCCTGCTGTCCGTGATCGGGCACGCGTACGCCGCCTTCGCACTCTGGGCGCGCGCCTCCAAGGCCCGCACCCAGAAGTACGTCGTGAAGAAGGCCGTGGCCGCGACCCTCTCGTCGAAGATGATGCGCTGGGGTGGTGTCGCGCTGCTGCTCTTCGTGGTCTTCCACCTGCTGCACCTGACCACCCACACCATCAACGTCAACGGGGACCCCGAGTCGCCGTACGAGCGCGTGGTCAGCTCCTTCCAGCCCGAGCAGTGGTGGGTCGCAGTGGTCTACCTGCTCGCGATGATCGCGCTGGCCATGCACCTGCGCCACGGCGTGTGGAGTGCCAGCCAGACCCTCGGCCTCACCAACACCGCCAAGAGCCGCGCGCGGGCAAACTTCGCCGGCGTCTTCCTGGCCGTGGTGATCGCCGGCGGATTCGCGCTGGTCCCGCTGTCCATCCTCACCGGCATCGTTGACTGA
- a CDS encoding YibE/F family protein — MGGAHSHSHSHDLPDVEVGLVSRFFLLTALALVALATIIGLFVLWPGDGEKPTPPQYAADGTTFPVGKVVSVSEPCPVIVADPNAPPGSGEDFPEHCNELTAQVGKDRVVIQVPPYVAKSGLQKGDEVKLARIAGVDGAEPSWGWVGTQRNAPLGLLLVAFVLVTLVVARLRGLMALVGLVFAGFVVAKFMLPGLLEGGSGIGIALVGSSVIMFVVLYLTHGLSVRTSTALAGTLFGIAIITAIGMWGVHAARLSGVSDDTNEYLMLYAPDLNYQGLLTSAVIIAGLGVLNDVTITQSSAVWELRAAAPEMTRLQLFISGMRIGRDHIASTIYTIVFAYAGTALAVLMLLSLYERPLLDTLPDENIAAEIMRTLASAIGLVLAVPATTAIAALTVNGPRKVVTGQ, encoded by the coding sequence ATGGGCGGCGCACACTCTCACTCTCACTCCCACGACCTCCCCGACGTCGAGGTCGGGCTCGTGTCGCGGTTCTTCCTGCTGACCGCGCTCGCCCTGGTCGCACTGGCCACGATCATCGGACTGTTCGTGCTGTGGCCCGGGGACGGCGAGAAGCCGACGCCCCCGCAGTACGCCGCTGACGGCACCACCTTCCCGGTCGGCAAGGTGGTCTCGGTGAGCGAGCCGTGCCCGGTGATCGTGGCCGACCCGAACGCCCCGCCGGGCTCGGGCGAGGACTTCCCGGAGCACTGCAACGAGCTGACCGCACAGGTCGGCAAGGACCGCGTCGTCATCCAGGTCCCGCCGTACGTCGCGAAGTCGGGGCTGCAGAAGGGCGACGAGGTGAAGCTGGCCCGGATCGCCGGCGTCGACGGGGCCGAGCCGTCGTGGGGCTGGGTCGGCACCCAGCGCAACGCGCCACTGGGGCTGCTCCTGGTCGCCTTCGTCCTGGTCACCCTGGTGGTGGCACGACTGCGCGGCCTGATGGCGCTGGTCGGCCTGGTCTTCGCGGGCTTCGTGGTGGCGAAGTTCATGCTGCCCGGACTGCTCGAGGGCGGCTCGGGGATCGGGATCGCGCTGGTCGGGTCGAGCGTGATCATGTTCGTGGTGCTCTACCTGACCCATGGCCTCTCGGTGCGGACCAGCACGGCGCTGGCCGGGACCCTGTTCGGGATCGCGATCATCACGGCGATCGGGATGTGGGGGGTCCATGCGGCCCGGCTCAGCGGGGTCAGCGACGACACCAACGAATACCTGATGCTCTATGCGCCGGACCTGAACTACCAGGGGCTGCTCACCTCGGCGGTGATCATCGCCGGGCTCGGCGTGCTGAACGACGTCACGATCACCCAGTCCTCCGCGGTGTGGGAGCTGCGGGCCGCGGCCCCGGAGATGACGCGGCTGCAGCTGTTCATCAGCGGCATGCGGATCGGGCGGGACCACATCGCCTCGACGATCTACACGATCGTGTTCGCCTATGCCGGCACGGCGCTGGCGGTGCTGATGCTCCTCTCGCTCTATGAGCGGCCGCTGCTCGACACCCTGCCGGACGAGAACATCGCCGCCGAGATCATGCGCACCCTGGCCTCCGCGATCGGTCTGGTGCTCGCGGTTCCGGCCACGACGGCGATCGCGGCACTGACCGTGAACGGGCCCCGAAAAGTTGTGACCGGCCAGTAA
- a CDS encoding glycosyltransferase — protein MDQLHSSPRRIAIVTESFYPAVDGTTRTNKQVVDRLITLGHDVRIIAPGPGLATYRNAPVSRIRPLDKPGRQVHAALADFAPDLVHVASPGILGRKALKHAQRLGAETLVVQQSPVQPLTAEHWLRKVHARADTVVVTCDWMQQRLDTLGVEAPVWRPGVDVAAWNPNLRDDFLHASWSRWNKERTPRVVVGFVGSLHKRHGVRRLVEVASVPGVRLVVIGDGPQRGWLEERLGDAKFLGEVEPGDLATAMATLDVLVHPGEQQTCAHALREASASGVPVVAPRTGGAVDAVRNLETGLLHDPAPGGLRSAIASIVADRQRRLLGERGRELAVGRSWVEACDELFADHYRLAHPVAV, from the coding sequence ATGGATCAACTCCACAGCAGTCCCCGCCGGATCGCGATCGTCACCGAGTCCTTCTATCCGGCCGTCGACGGCACCACGCGCACCAACAAGCAGGTGGTGGACCGGCTGATCACGCTGGGCCACGACGTACGCATCATCGCGCCCGGTCCCGGACTCGCGACCTATCGCAATGCGCCCGTCTCGCGGATCCGTCCCCTCGACAAGCCCGGCCGCCAGGTTCACGCCGCGCTCGCCGATTTCGCTCCCGACCTGGTCCACGTGGCCTCCCCCGGGATCCTCGGCCGCAAGGCCCTCAAGCACGCCCAGCGCCTCGGGGCCGAGACGCTGGTGGTGCAGCAGTCCCCCGTCCAGCCGCTGACCGCGGAGCACTGGCTGCGCAAGGTGCACGCCCGCGCGGACACGGTCGTGGTCACCTGCGACTGGATGCAGCAGCGACTCGACACCCTCGGCGTCGAGGCTCCCGTGTGGCGCCCCGGCGTGGACGTGGCCGCCTGGAACCCCAACCTGCGCGACGACTTCCTGCACGCCTCGTGGTCGCGCTGGAACAAGGAGCGCACACCGCGCGTCGTCGTCGGATTCGTCGGAAGCCTGCACAAGCGCCACGGCGTACGTCGTCTGGTCGAGGTCGCCTCGGTGCCCGGCGTGCGGCTCGTGGTCATCGGCGACGGCCCACAGCGCGGTTGGCTCGAGGAGCGCCTGGGAGACGCCAAGTTCCTCGGCGAGGTCGAGCCGGGTGACCTGGCCACGGCGATGGCCACCCTCGACGTGCTGGTCCACCCCGGTGAGCAGCAGACCTGCGCCCACGCCCTGCGCGAGGCATCGGCCAGCGGCGTACCCGTCGTGGCACCGCGCACCGGCGGCGCCGTCGATGCCGTGCGCAACCTGGAGACGGGACTCCTCCACGACCCTGCTCCGGGAGGCCTGCGCAGTGCGATCGCCAGCATCGTCGCCGACCGGCAGCGCCGGCTCCTCGGCGAGCGGGGCCGTGAGCTGGCCGTGGGACGGAGCTGGGTCGAGGCCTGCGACGAGCTCTTCGCGGACCACTACCGGCTGGCCCACCCGGTGGCCGTCTGA
- a CDS encoding methylmalonyl-CoA mutase subunit beta, with protein sequence MTSGPDPDTAQDSLSLAGPEDQHSAADWEKATAAVLRKTRQLSDDAPDSAVWEKLTRTTLDGIDVLPIGSPDTASGLPATGVPGAAPFTRGRLAEKPELGWDIRPALYGLPVKELNEAVLADLENGSTSLWLELGATVAASDLPAALDGVLLDLAPVVLDAPGDPVAAAEALAALFADRGVTPAEGTNLGADPIGAQVRGEGAISLETLDVVAPIARELGALAVVVDGTAVHDLGASDAQELGYSLAVGAAYLRRLVASGLSVDEALGLLEFRYAATDEQFPTIAKFRAARRLWSRVAELSGASAEAGGQRQHAVTSRPMMSKYDPYVNMLRTTVASFAAGVGGAEAVTVLPFDSALGVPDAFSRRIARNTSSLLISESHVAKVVDPAGGSYAVERLTDDLAKAAWAEFDRIEAVGGIVVALEDGSLRSRIDAVVAERDDQIAHRTRPLTGVSEFPNLAEVLPERAPHPNTDVRRYGAAFEALRDQPASAPVFLATLGPIASHTARATFAANLFAAGGVAVEVAGATKDADELVAAYAGQSVVCLAGADKTYAEWGADAIAKLRAAGAEHVVLAGKPGDKTVPADLVDDSAAVGVDALTFLNTTREKLA encoded by the coding sequence ATGACTTCTGGCCCTGATCCGGACACCGCCCAGGACTCCTTGAGCCTGGCCGGTCCCGAGGACCAGCACTCCGCCGCGGATTGGGAAAAGGCCACCGCGGCCGTGCTGCGCAAGACCCGTCAGCTCAGCGACGACGCACCCGACTCGGCGGTGTGGGAGAAGCTGACCCGGACCACGCTCGACGGGATCGACGTGCTGCCGATCGGTTCGCCGGACACGGCCTCCGGGCTGCCCGCGACCGGCGTCCCGGGTGCCGCGCCGTTCACCCGCGGCCGTCTCGCGGAGAAGCCGGAGCTCGGCTGGGACATCCGCCCGGCGCTCTACGGTCTGCCGGTCAAGGAGCTGAACGAGGCCGTCCTGGCCGACCTCGAGAACGGGTCCACCTCGCTGTGGCTCGAGCTCGGGGCCACGGTTGCCGCGAGCGACCTGCCGGCCGCCCTGGACGGCGTACTCCTCGACCTCGCGCCGGTCGTGCTGGACGCTCCCGGCGACCCGGTCGCCGCAGCCGAGGCCCTGGCCGCACTCTTCGCCGACCGCGGAGTCACTCCCGCCGAGGGCACCAACCTCGGTGCCGACCCGATCGGCGCGCAGGTGCGCGGCGAGGGTGCCATCTCGCTCGAGACGCTCGACGTGGTCGCCCCCATCGCCCGCGAGCTCGGCGCCCTGGCTGTCGTCGTCGACGGCACCGCGGTGCATGACCTCGGCGCCTCCGATGCCCAGGAGCTCGGCTACAGCCTGGCCGTCGGAGCGGCCTACCTGCGTCGGCTCGTGGCCAGCGGCCTCTCCGTCGACGAGGCCCTGGGCCTGCTCGAGTTCCGCTATGCCGCGACCGACGAGCAGTTCCCGACCATCGCCAAGTTCCGCGCCGCTCGCCGCCTCTGGTCGCGGGTCGCCGAGCTCTCCGGTGCCTCGGCCGAGGCCGGTGGCCAGCGACAGCACGCGGTCACGTCGCGACCGATGATGAGCAAGTACGACCCCTACGTGAACATGCTGCGCACCACGGTCGCCTCGTTCGCCGCGGGCGTCGGGGGAGCCGAGGCAGTCACGGTGCTGCCCTTCGACTCCGCGCTCGGCGTCCCGGACGCCTTCTCGCGACGGATCGCGCGCAACACCAGCTCGCTGCTGATCTCCGAGTCCCACGTCGCCAAGGTCGTCGACCCGGCGGGCGGCTCCTATGCCGTGGAGCGGCTCACCGACGACCTGGCCAAGGCGGCCTGGGCCGAGTTCGATCGCATCGAGGCCGTCGGCGGCATCGTCGTCGCCCTGGAGGACGGCTCGTTGAGGTCCCGCATCGATGCGGTGGTCGCCGAGCGCGACGACCAGATCGCGCACCGCACGCGCCCCCTCACCGGCGTCAGCGAGTTCCCGAACCTGGCCGAGGTGCTGCCCGAGCGTGCGCCGCACCCGAACACGGACGTACGCCGCTACGGCGCCGCCTTCGAGGCCCTGCGTGACCAGCCCGCCTCGGCTCCGGTCTTCCTGGCCACGCTGGGACCGATCGCCTCGCACACCGCACGGGCCACTTTTGCGGCCAACCTGTTCGCCGCAGGTGGCGTCGCGGTCGAGGTCGCCGGTGCGACCAAGGACGCCGACGAGCTCGTCGCGGCCTATGCCGGCCAGTCGGTGGTCTGCCTGGCCGGTGCCGACAAGACCTACGCCGAGTGGGGCGCCGACGCGATCGCGAAGCTGCGCGCGGCCGGCGCGGAGCACGTCGTCCTGGCCGGCAAGCCGGGCGACAAGACGGTCCCGGCCGACCTGGTCGACGACTCGGCCGCGGTCGGTGTCGACGCCCTCACCTTCCTCAACACCACCCGGGAGAAGCTGGCATGA
- the scpA gene encoding methylmalonyl-CoA mutase yields MSIPESFAGLPLSPDSTAPAEAAGLAGTGEPWQSPEGIGVLPVYGPEHLEGLDALGTWPGLSPFLRGPYPTMYTTQPWTIRQYAGFSTAEESNAFYRRNLAAGQKGLSVAFDLATHRGYDSDHPRVRGDVGMAGVAIDSIYDTRTLFDGIPLDEMSVSMTMNGAVLPVLALYIAAAEEQGVKPEQLAGTIQNDILKEFMVRNTYIYPPAPSMRIISDIFSYTSAKMPRFNSISISGYHIQEAGATNDLELAYTLADGVEYIRAGLDTGMTIDQFAPRLSFFWAIGMNFFMEVAKMRAARALWARLVGQFEPQNPKSLSLRTHSQTSGWSLTAQDVYNNVQRTAIEAMAATQGHTQSLHTNALDEAIALPTDFSARIARNTQLLLQQESRTTEIIDPWAGSYYVEKLTHDLAERAWAHIQEAEAAGGMAAAIEQGIPKMRIEEAAARTQARIDSGAQRVIGVNTYRLAAEDKLDVLKVDNDDVYRQQIAKLERLRAERNDDDVHRSLEALTNSAERGATKGSLDGNLLALAVDAARAKATVGEISEALEKVYGRHQAVIRTISGVYRTEASEGGNDSIDAVLAATEKFEEEEGRRPRILVAKMGQDGHDRGQKVVVTAFADLGFDVDVGPLFSTPEEVAQQAVDADVHIVGVSSLAAGHLTLLPALKQALADLGRPDIMIVIGGVIPPDDVETLKQMGAAAVFLPGTVIAESAIDLLEKLSS; encoded by the coding sequence ATGAGCATTCCTGAATCCTTCGCTGGTCTTCCGCTCTCCCCGGACTCGACTGCGCCCGCCGAGGCTGCCGGGCTCGCTGGGACCGGTGAGCCGTGGCAGAGCCCCGAGGGCATCGGGGTGCTGCCGGTCTACGGGCCCGAGCACCTCGAGGGCCTCGACGCCCTGGGCACCTGGCCGGGCCTGAGCCCGTTCCTGCGCGGCCCCTACCCGACGATGTACACCACCCAGCCGTGGACGATCCGTCAATATGCCGGGTTCTCCACCGCCGAGGAGTCCAACGCCTTCTACCGCCGCAACCTGGCCGCCGGCCAGAAGGGCCTCTCGGTCGCCTTCGACCTGGCCACCCACCGCGGCTACGACTCCGACCACCCGCGCGTGCGCGGCGACGTCGGGATGGCCGGTGTCGCGATCGACTCGATCTATGACACCCGCACCCTCTTCGACGGCATCCCGCTCGACGAGATGTCGGTCTCGATGACGATGAACGGCGCCGTGCTGCCGGTGCTCGCGCTCTACATCGCTGCCGCCGAGGAGCAGGGGGTGAAGCCGGAACAGCTCGCGGGGACGATCCAGAACGACATCCTCAAGGAGTTCATGGTCCGCAACACCTACATCTATCCGCCGGCGCCGTCGATGCGGATCATCTCCGACATCTTCAGCTACACGTCGGCGAAGATGCCGCGGTTCAACTCGATCTCGATCTCCGGCTACCACATCCAGGAGGCCGGGGCGACCAACGACCTCGAGCTCGCCTACACGTTGGCCGACGGCGTGGAATACATCCGGGCCGGCCTGGACACCGGGATGACGATCGACCAGTTCGCCCCGCGCCTGAGCTTCTTCTGGGCGATCGGGATGAACTTCTTCATGGAGGTCGCCAAGATGCGCGCCGCCCGTGCCCTGTGGGCGCGGTTGGTGGGCCAGTTCGAGCCGCAGAACCCCAAGTCGCTCTCGCTGCGCACGCACTCGCAGACCTCCGGCTGGTCGCTGACCGCCCAGGACGTCTACAACAACGTGCAGCGGACCGCGATCGAGGCGATGGCCGCGACCCAGGGCCACACCCAGTCGCTGCACACGAACGCCCTCGACGAGGCGATCGCGCTGCCGACCGACTTCTCGGCCCGGATCGCGCGCAACACCCAGCTGCTGCTGCAGCAGGAGTCGCGCACCACCGAGATCATCGACCCGTGGGCCGGTTCCTACTACGTCGAGAAGCTCACCCACGACCTCGCCGAGCGGGCCTGGGCGCACATCCAGGAGGCCGAGGCCGCCGGCGGCATGGCCGCCGCGATCGAGCAGGGCATCCCCAAGATGCGCATCGAGGAGGCCGCCGCCCGCACCCAGGCCCGGATCGACTCCGGCGCCCAGCGGGTGATCGGCGTGAACACCTACCGGTTGGCCGCCGAGGACAAGCTCGACGTGCTCAAGGTCGACAACGACGACGTCTACCGCCAGCAGATCGCCAAGCTGGAGCGGCTCCGCGCCGAGCGCAACGACGACGACGTACACCGTAGCCTCGAGGCCCTCACCAACTCCGCCGAGCGCGGCGCCACCAAGGGCTCACTGGACGGCAACCTGCTCGCGCTGGCCGTCGACGCGGCACGCGCCAAGGCCACCGTCGGTGAGATCTCCGAGGCGCTGGAGAAGGTCTACGGCCGCCACCAGGCCGTGATCCGTACGATCAGCGGTGTGTACCGCACCGAAGCCTCCGAGGGGGGCAACGACTCCATCGACGCAGTCCTCGCCGCGACCGAGAAGTTCGAGGAGGAGGAAGGGCGCCGTCCCCGCATCCTGGTCGCCAAGATGGGCCAGGACGGTCACGACCGTGGCCAGAAGGTCGTGGTCACCGCCTTTGCCGACCTCGGCTTCGACGTCGACGTCGGCCCGCTGTTCTCCACCCCCGAGGAGGTGGCCCAGCAGGCGGTCGACGCGGACGTGCACATCGTCGGCGTCTCCTCGCTCGCGGCCGGCCACCTCACCCTGCTTCCCGCGTTGAAGCAGGCCCTGGCCGACCTCGGCCGCCCGGACATCATGATCGTGATCGGCGGGGTCATCCCGCCCGATGACGTCGAGACCCTCAAGCAGATGGGGGCCGCGGCGGTGTTCCTGCCCGGGACGGTGATCGCGGAGTCCGCCATCGACCTGCTGGAGAAGCTGTCGTCGTGA
- the meaB gene encoding methylmalonyl Co-A mutase-associated GTPase MeaB has translation MTSEAGRAGQATSPAESPAKNPVSPDRGSARRQVDVDALVEGVLAGQRAAVSRSITLVESSRPDHRQAARELLTRLTPHAGGAVRVGISGVPGVGKSTFIESLGMQLVDAGHQVGVLAVDPSSVRTGGSVLGDKTRMSRLSASPGAYIRPSPSAGTLGGVARATTQAMLVLEAAGYDIVLVETVGVGQSEVTVAGMVDSFLFLTLARTGDQLQGIKKGILEIVDVVAVNKADDQGGHTSGEPEARVAARELAGALRLVQGRGEWASPVVTCSGLTGVGVEDVWDRIISHRDSLGPDGIARKRADQQLEFTWALVRDELAERLKRSPGVAAVREEVRSSVLAGEMAAPEAADRILAAYDQS, from the coding sequence GTGACCTCCGAGGCTGGTCGAGCAGGGCAAGCCACGAGTCCGGCCGAGAGCCCGGCCAAGAACCCGGTCAGTCCGGACCGGGGCAGTGCCCGGCGACAGGTCGACGTGGACGCCCTCGTCGAGGGCGTCCTGGCCGGCCAGCGCGCCGCGGTGTCCCGATCGATCACCCTGGTCGAGTCCTCGCGGCCCGACCACCGCCAGGCCGCCCGCGAGCTGCTGACCCGGCTCACCCCGCATGCCGGGGGAGCGGTCCGGGTCGGGATCTCCGGGGTGCCCGGGGTCGGGAAGTCCACCTTCATCGAGTCGCTGGGGATGCAGCTGGTCGATGCGGGCCACCAGGTCGGTGTGCTCGCCGTCGACCCGTCCTCGGTCCGCACCGGCGGATCCGTCCTCGGCGACAAGACCCGGATGTCGCGGCTCTCGGCCAGCCCCGGTGCCTACATCCGGCCCTCACCCTCGGCAGGCACCCTGGGCGGTGTCGCCCGGGCCACCACCCAGGCGATGCTGGTCCTGGAGGCCGCGGGCTATGACATCGTGCTCGTCGAGACCGTGGGCGTGGGACAGTCCGAGGTCACCGTGGCCGGCATGGTCGACTCCTTCCTCTTCCTGACCCTGGCGCGCACGGGTGACCAGTTGCAGGGGATCAAGAAGGGCATCCTGGAGATCGTCGATGTGGTCGCGGTCAACAAGGCCGACGACCAGGGCGGCCACACGTCGGGGGAACCCGAGGCGCGCGTCGCTGCCCGCGAGCTGGCCGGAGCCCTGCGCCTGGTCCAGGGGCGCGGCGAGTGGGCCTCGCCGGTCGTCACCTGCTCCGGCCTGACCGGTGTCGGCGTCGAGGACGTGTGGGACCGGATCATCAGCCACCGCGACAGCCTCGGCCCCGACGGCATCGCCCGCAAGCGTGCCGACCAGCAGCTCGAGTTCACCTGGGCGCTGGTCCGTGACGAGCTGGCTGAGCGGCTCAAGCGCTCACCCGGCGTGGCCGCGGTGCGTGAGGAGGTCCGCAGCTCGGTCCTCGCCGGTGAGATGGCCGCCCCGGAGGCGGCCGACCGGATCCTTGCGGCCTACGACCAGTCCTGA